One Luteibacter aegosomaticola genomic window carries:
- the hrpB gene encoding ATP-dependent helicase HrpB — protein MSPTFPITALLPDIVASLAERPRLVLEAPPGAGKTTQVPLALLDAPWLAGQRILMLEPRRIAARAAASFMASQLGEEVGGTVGYRIRFESRVGPRTRIEVLTEGILGRMIQDDPLLEGVGAILFDEFHERHLAGDLGAALALDVHASLRPDLRLVVMSATLDGERIARWLDAPRITSPGRSYPVDVQYPPARTQETVEQHLARTVQLALRENDGDVLAFLPGRREIERARGMLERLDGDVEVVALHGELSLAEQQLALAPAEPGTRRVVLATNVAESSVTLPGIRAVVDSGLAREPRFDPPSGFTRLETVVISQASADQRAGRAGRVAAGRAYRLWPQSRRLEPSRMAEIEQAELSGLALELAGWGSATLPWLDPPPAGALGQARDLLRRLGALDEDANLTALGREMLALGAAPRLGAAAMRAHATQRPLVADLLALAEARSPLRGEASRNDDFRQRVHALHLWRDGGARGARIGSADAGALVAIDKAASGWRRRLEARSAASGVPDAHAVGDLLAHAFPDRVAKRDDTQSMRYQLASGRGARLHENSALHGEPWLVVIDLRLEARDSLIFAAAPLDPDVLEREHGDRFVTERVLRWDDDRQIAEAFEERRFDALVISRKAVPVDGADALPVLLAAIRARGIHALPWTDHARRLRARMGALRTWRPELSLPDVSDDALAHTLADWLGPYLSGKRRLDAIQPSDLSDALSAMLDYDQRRALDAHAPEELVVPSGMSRRLEYGARDDEPGAAPVLAVKLQELFGLADTPRVGDGRIPVMLHLLSPAGRPIQVTQDLSGFWNRTYPEVKKELKGRYPKHPWPDDPWTAAATHRAKPRGT, from the coding sequence ATGAGCCCCACCTTCCCCATTACCGCGCTACTTCCGGATATCGTCGCCTCGCTTGCGGAGCGGCCGCGGCTGGTGTTGGAAGCGCCTCCGGGCGCGGGCAAGACCACCCAGGTGCCGCTGGCGTTGCTGGATGCTCCCTGGCTGGCTGGCCAGCGCATCCTGATGCTTGAACCGCGTCGTATCGCGGCCCGCGCGGCAGCGAGCTTCATGGCGAGCCAGTTGGGCGAGGAAGTGGGTGGCACGGTGGGCTATCGGATTCGCTTTGAATCCCGCGTAGGCCCGCGCACCCGTATCGAAGTGCTGACGGAAGGCATCCTCGGCCGGATGATCCAGGACGACCCGCTACTCGAGGGCGTTGGAGCCATTCTGTTTGATGAATTCCACGAGCGTCACCTCGCCGGCGACCTGGGCGCGGCGCTCGCACTGGATGTGCACGCCAGCCTCCGTCCCGATCTGCGGCTGGTCGTGATGTCCGCGACGCTCGATGGCGAGCGCATCGCGCGCTGGCTCGATGCACCACGCATCACCAGCCCCGGCCGGAGCTACCCGGTGGACGTGCAGTATCCGCCCGCACGCACGCAGGAGACGGTGGAGCAGCACCTGGCGCGTACCGTGCAGTTGGCGCTGCGGGAGAACGACGGTGATGTGTTGGCGTTCCTTCCCGGGCGCCGCGAGATCGAGCGCGCACGCGGGATGCTGGAGCGCCTGGATGGCGATGTTGAAGTCGTCGCCCTGCACGGCGAGCTCTCACTCGCGGAGCAGCAACTGGCCCTCGCCCCGGCGGAGCCCGGCACGCGTCGCGTCGTGCTCGCCACGAACGTGGCCGAGTCGAGCGTGACCTTGCCAGGCATTCGCGCCGTGGTGGATAGCGGGCTCGCGCGTGAGCCGCGCTTCGATCCACCGTCAGGCTTCACCCGGCTGGAGACGGTGGTCATCTCGCAGGCGTCGGCCGACCAGCGCGCGGGCCGCGCGGGGCGCGTCGCGGCGGGCCGCGCCTACCGGCTGTGGCCCCAAAGCCGCCGTCTCGAACCGTCGCGCATGGCGGAGATCGAGCAGGCGGAGCTTTCCGGCCTGGCGCTGGAGCTTGCCGGGTGGGGTAGCGCGACGCTTCCGTGGCTCGACCCGCCACCGGCCGGTGCCCTTGGCCAGGCACGCGATCTGTTGCGCCGGTTGGGTGCGCTCGATGAGGACGCCAACCTCACCGCGCTCGGCCGCGAGATGCTCGCGCTAGGCGCGGCGCCCCGGCTGGGCGCCGCTGCGATGCGCGCACACGCCACCCAGCGCCCCCTGGTGGCAGACCTGCTGGCACTGGCCGAGGCGCGTTCACCGCTGCGTGGTGAGGCATCACGCAACGATGATTTCCGGCAGCGGGTGCACGCGTTGCACCTCTGGCGTGATGGTGGCGCGCGCGGTGCGCGGATTGGCTCCGCGGACGCCGGCGCGCTGGTGGCCATCGACAAGGCCGCCTCGGGCTGGCGCCGCCGCCTGGAGGCGCGTAGCGCCGCGAGTGGCGTGCCCGACGCCCACGCCGTGGGTGATCTTCTGGCGCATGCCTTCCCGGACCGCGTGGCGAAGCGTGACGACACGCAGTCCATGCGCTACCAGCTGGCTAGTGGTCGCGGCGCACGTCTACACGAAAACAGCGCGTTGCATGGCGAGCCCTGGCTCGTCGTGATCGATCTGCGGCTGGAAGCACGCGATAGCCTGATCTTCGCGGCCGCGCCGCTCGACCCCGATGTCCTCGAGCGCGAGCACGGCGATCGCTTCGTCACCGAACGCGTACTGCGTTGGGACGACGATCGCCAGATCGCCGAAGCGTTCGAGGAGCGGCGCTTTGATGCGTTGGTGATCTCGCGCAAAGCCGTGCCGGTCGATGGAGCGGATGCACTTCCGGTACTGCTTGCCGCGATTCGTGCACGTGGCATTCATGCGTTGCCGTGGACGGATCACGCGCGGCGGCTGCGGGCACGCATGGGAGCGTTGAGGACATGGCGCCCCGAACTCAGCTTGCCTGACGTCAGCGACGATGCACTCGCGCACACGCTGGCCGACTGGCTTGGGCCCTACCTCTCGGGCAAGCGTAGGCTTGACGCCATCCAACCGTCAGATTTATCCGACGCGTTGTCAGCGATGCTTGACTATGATCAGCGGCGCGCACTCGATGCGCACGCACCGGAAGAGCTGGTCGTCCCCAGTGGCATGAGTCGCCGCCTCGAATACGGAGCGCGCGATGACGAACCTGGTGCGGCGCCCGTCCTGGCGGTCAAGCTGCAGGAGCTGTTTGGCCTTGCGGATACCCCACGTGTCGGCGATGGCCGCATTCCCGTGATGCTTCACCTGCTTTCGCCCGCGGGCAGGCCGATCCAGGTGACGCAGGATCTCTCGGGTTTCTGGAACCGTACGTACCCCGAGGTGAAGAAGGAACTGAAGGGGCGCTATCCCAAGCATCCCTGGCCCGATGACCCGTGGACGGCTGCCGCCACGCACCGTGCGAAGCCACGCGGTACCTGA
- a CDS encoding pseudouridine synthase gives MRVNKYIAESGLCSRREADEMLQAGRVMINDEVVGMGAKALDGDVVKVDGDVVVARTVAPESAKNRGVYIALYKPVGITCTTDTTVDGNIVDFVDHPQRIFPIGRLDKDSEGLILLTSNGDIVNEILRAENHHEKEYLVAVNKAVTDEFLTGMARGVRIHNQMTKPCKVRKIAKFGFGITLTQGLNRQIRLMAAAFGYRVTQLRRVRIINVKLGHLKPGQWRNLTEAELKGLLPNRTRW, from the coding sequence ATGCGCGTCAACAAGTACATTGCCGAGTCCGGCCTGTGCTCCCGCCGTGAGGCGGATGAGATGCTGCAGGCCGGGCGCGTCATGATCAACGACGAAGTCGTCGGCATGGGCGCCAAGGCGCTCGACGGCGATGTGGTGAAGGTGGACGGCGACGTGGTCGTCGCCCGTACCGTGGCACCCGAGTCGGCAAAGAACCGCGGCGTCTATATCGCGCTGTACAAGCCGGTCGGCATCACCTGCACCACCGACACCACCGTGGACGGCAACATCGTCGACTTCGTGGATCACCCGCAGCGCATCTTCCCGATCGGCCGCCTCGACAAGGATTCCGAAGGCCTGATCCTGCTCACCAGCAACGGTGACATCGTCAACGAGATCCTGCGCGCGGAGAACCACCACGAGAAGGAATACCTCGTGGCGGTGAACAAGGCCGTGACCGACGAGTTCCTGACCGGCATGGCGCGCGGCGTACGCATCCACAATCAGATGACCAAGCCATGCAAGGTGCGCAAGATCGCCAAGTTCGGCTTCGGTATCACGCTGACCCAGGGCCTGAATCGCCAGATCCGTCTGATGGCGGCCGCGTTCGGTTACCGGGTCACCCAGCTGCGCCGCGTGCGCATCATCAATGTGAAGCTGGGTCATCTCAAGCCGGGGCAGTGGCGGAACCTGACCGAGGCTGAGTTGAAGGGGCTGCTGCCGAATCGGACGCGGTGGTAG
- a CDS encoding ABC transporter permease, with translation MSTHLVALGTLVRREIVRILRIWTQTLIPPAITMTLYFVIFGKLIGSRIGTMHGFTYMQYIVPGLVMMSIITNSYGNISSSFFGAKFGRFVEEMLVSPMPNWVILLGYVIGAVTRGLIVGVLVLFIALFFTDLHVAHPLTTFFSVLLGATVFSLAGFVNAVFAKKFDDIALVPTFVLTPLTYLGGVFYSVDLLSEPWHSISLVNPILYMVNAFRFGVLGVSDVPIVTAFVVMLVFVVGLSAVALRLLSRGVGLRS, from the coding sequence ATGAGTACGCATCTCGTCGCCCTTGGCACCCTCGTCCGCCGCGAGATCGTCCGCATCCTGCGCATCTGGACGCAGACGCTGATCCCGCCGGCCATCACGATGACACTGTACTTCGTCATCTTCGGCAAGCTCATCGGCAGCCGCATCGGCACCATGCATGGTTTCACCTACATGCAGTACATCGTGCCCGGCCTGGTGATGATGAGCATCATCACCAACAGCTACGGCAATATTTCCTCCTCGTTCTTCGGCGCCAAGTTCGGCCGTTTCGTCGAAGAGATGCTGGTCTCGCCCATGCCCAACTGGGTGATCCTGCTCGGCTACGTGATCGGCGCGGTGACCCGTGGCCTGATCGTCGGTGTGCTGGTGCTGTTCATCGCCCTGTTCTTCACCGACCTGCACGTGGCGCATCCGCTCACCACGTTCTTCTCGGTGCTGCTTGGCGCCACGGTGTTTTCGCTGGCCGGTTTCGTCAACGCGGTGTTCGCCAAGAAGTTCGATGACATCGCGCTGGTGCCGACTTTCGTGCTCACCCCGCTCACCTACCTGGGCGGCGTGTTCTACTCGGTGGACCTGCTCAGCGAGCCGTGGCACAGCATCTCGCTGGTGAACCCGATCCTGTACATGGTGAACGCGTTCCGCTTCGGCGTGCTCGGCGTGAGCGACGTGCCCATCGTCACTGCCTTCGTGGTGATGCTGGTGTTCGTTGTCGGCCTCAGCGCCGTGGCCCTGCGTCTGCTCAGCCGCGGCGTCGGCCTGCGCTCGTAA
- a CDS encoding ABC transporter ATP-binding protein, protein MTTPALHVKDLRKTYGNGVEALKGVSLTVEPGDFFALLGPNGAGKSTLIGILSSLVNASSGDAEVFGVSIHKQRSEAMRLIGLVPQEINFNQFEKPFDICVNQAGFYGIGRAEASVRAEKYLKELRLWDKAHQQARTLSGGMKRRLMIARAMMNEPKLLILDEPTAGVDIEIRRSMWQFVSGINAAGTTVILTTHYLEEAEQLCRNIAIIDQGRIVKNTTMKSLLSTLDVETFVLDVNRAGGELPSLPGVTLRILDDHTLEAEMSRAHDLNSLFAALSAHGITVTSMRNKANRLEELFVRLVEHGRENVA, encoded by the coding sequence ATGACCACTCCTGCCTTACACGTCAAAGATTTACGGAAAACCTACGGTAACGGTGTCGAAGCCCTCAAGGGGGTCTCGCTCACGGTTGAACCGGGGGATTTCTTCGCCCTGCTCGGCCCGAACGGCGCCGGCAAGTCCACCCTGATCGGCATCCTGTCGTCCCTGGTCAACGCCTCATCCGGCGATGCCGAGGTCTTCGGGGTCTCGATCCACAAGCAGCGCAGCGAAGCGATGCGCCTGATCGGCCTGGTCCCCCAGGAGATCAACTTCAACCAGTTCGAGAAGCCGTTCGACATCTGCGTGAACCAGGCCGGTTTCTACGGCATTGGCCGCGCCGAAGCTTCCGTGCGCGCGGAGAAGTACCTGAAGGAGCTGCGCCTGTGGGATAAGGCGCACCAGCAGGCGCGCACCCTCTCGGGCGGCATGAAGCGCCGCCTCATGATCGCCCGCGCGATGATGAACGAGCCGAAGCTCCTCATCCTCGACGAGCCCACCGCTGGCGTGGATATCGAGATCCGCCGCTCCATGTGGCAGTTCGTCAGCGGCATCAACGCTGCCGGCACCACCGTGATCCTCACCACGCATTACCTCGAGGAAGCGGAGCAGCTCTGCCGCAACATCGCCATCATCGACCAGGGCCGCATCGTGAAGAACACCACGATGAAGAGCCTGCTCTCGACGCTGGATGTCGAAACCTTCGTGCTGGATGTGAACCGCGCGGGTGGCGAGCTGCCTTCGCTGCCGGGCGTCACGCTTCGCATCCTCGATGACCACACCCTGGAAGCCGAGATGTCGCGCGCGCACGATCTCAACTCGCTGTTCGCCGCCCTGTCGGCGCACGGCATTACCGTCACGTCGATGCGCAACAAGGCCAACCGCCTCGAGGAACTGTTCGTCCGCCTGGTCGAGCACGGCCGGGAGAACGTGGCATGA
- a CDS encoding FAD-binding oxidoreductase yields the protein MAEQFQLRLADSFMLAPAVRHLSFERVDGQPLAFVPGQFLQVHFQYDDGKATKRSYSVGTVGDGSSPVQQIEIAVSYVEGGAATKLLSGLEEGGTIDASGPYGRFCLMDGDQNKRYILIATGTGVTPYRAMLPQIEALIASRGCRFVLLYGARNEGELLYGEEFDAFARKHEGFDFHPCFSRGARPNPRPHDRLGYVQDMLAELQPTADQDIAYLCGNPNMVDASFAALKEHGLAVQHIRREKYISSR from the coding sequence ATGGCCGAACAATTCCAGCTCCGCCTCGCCGACAGCTTCATGCTCGCCCCCGCGGTGCGCCACCTGTCCTTCGAGCGGGTGGATGGCCAGCCGCTGGCCTTCGTGCCCGGCCAGTTCCTCCAGGTGCATTTCCAGTACGACGACGGCAAGGCCACCAAGCGCAGCTATTCCGTGGGGACGGTCGGCGATGGGTCGAGCCCCGTCCAGCAGATCGAAATCGCCGTTTCCTACGTGGAAGGCGGGGCGGCCACCAAGCTGCTGAGCGGGCTGGAAGAGGGCGGCACCATTGACGCCAGCGGCCCCTACGGCCGGTTCTGCCTCATGGATGGTGACCAGAACAAGCGCTACATCCTGATTGCTACCGGCACCGGCGTGACCCCATACCGGGCCATGCTGCCGCAGATCGAAGCCCTGATCGCCTCGCGCGGTTGCCGCTTCGTGCTGCTTTATGGCGCCCGCAACGAGGGTGAGCTGCTTTACGGCGAGGAATTCGACGCCTTTGCCCGTAAGCACGAGGGGTTTGATTTCCACCCGTGCTTCAGCCGTGGGGCCCGGCCGAACCCGCGCCCGCACGACCGCCTGGGCTACGTGCAGGACATGCTGGCCGAACTGCAGCCCACCGCGGACCAGGATATCGCTTACCTGTGCGGCAACCCGAACATGGTGGATGCCTCGTTCGCCGCACTGAAAGAGCACGGGCTGGCCGTGCAGCATATCCGGCGCGAGAAATACATCTCATCCCGCTGA
- a CDS encoding flavohemoglobin expression-modulating QEGLA motif protein, whose amino-acid sequence MRRFADLDHRLLVAVRNIRILPTVSWPASVEERLIEEFGAGRVSVPEIRYNRPDLSETRAELEAIETEAGEDHPIAEYLRRTAESWRVASRMLEAAGTDGVTEASVLLYGRPGDAIPGSSRSNLDAAAYFVNLADELGADLETEDAAGHISAEELRRDMTAKLDAFFEPGTIAVEVDPELTAKAAAGATRIRLRGGARFTEYDRHQLLAHEAFVHSLTALNGREQPVLASLARTSPRVTATQEGLAVFAELMSGAIDISRLKRISLRILAIDMAMNGADFVEVFRYFRVCGQSVPDSFHSAQRVFRGVPLTGGSAFAKDNVYLTGLLAVHTFFRWALRQRRLDLLRNLFAGKLALHDVMSLEAHFENGDIAAPRYLPPWMQHVHGLAGKLAFSLFVNHIHMAGVEAEEISLGL is encoded by the coding sequence ATGCGCCGTTTCGCGGACCTCGACCACCGGTTGCTGGTCGCCGTCCGCAACATCCGGATCCTGCCCACCGTGTCCTGGCCGGCCTCGGTCGAAGAACGGCTGATCGAGGAGTTCGGTGCCGGGCGGGTCTCGGTTCCGGAAATTCGCTATAACCGCCCCGATCTGTCGGAAACACGCGCCGAACTGGAAGCGATCGAGACGGAAGCGGGTGAAGATCATCCGATCGCTGAGTACCTTCGCCGCACGGCGGAATCATGGCGGGTTGCGTCGCGGATGCTGGAGGCCGCCGGCACCGACGGCGTCACCGAGGCCTCGGTATTGCTTTATGGCCGCCCCGGCGACGCGATCCCGGGCAGCAGCCGGAGCAACCTCGACGCCGCCGCTTATTTTGTGAACCTGGCCGATGAGCTCGGTGCCGACCTCGAAACCGAGGACGCTGCCGGCCACATCAGTGCCGAGGAACTGCGCCGCGACATGACGGCGAAGCTGGATGCCTTCTTCGAGCCCGGCACCATCGCGGTGGAAGTGGATCCCGAGCTCACGGCCAAGGCTGCGGCCGGCGCGACCCGCATCCGCCTGCGTGGTGGCGCGCGCTTTACCGAATACGACCGCCACCAGTTGCTGGCGCACGAAGCCTTCGTTCACTCGCTGACGGCCTTGAACGGCCGCGAACAGCCGGTACTGGCATCGCTGGCACGTACCTCGCCGCGCGTGACTGCCACTCAGGAAGGCCTGGCAGTGTTCGCCGAGCTGATGTCGGGCGCCATCGATATCTCGCGCCTGAAGCGCATCAGCCTGCGCATCCTGGCCATCGACATGGCAATGAACGGCGCGGATTTCGTCGAAGTCTTCCGCTATTTCCGCGTATGCGGGCAAAGCGTGCCCGATAGCTTCCATTCGGCACAGCGCGTCTTCCGTGGCGTGCCGTTGACCGGCGGTTCCGCGTTCGCCAAGGACAACGTGTACCTCACCGGCTTGCTGGCGGTGCATACGTTCTTCCGCTGGGCGCTGCGCCAGCGCCGCCTGGATCTGCTGCGCAACCTGTTCGCCGGCAAGTTGGCCCTGCACGATGTGATGTCGCTTGAGGCGCATTTCGAGAATGGCGACATCGCCGCTCCGCGGTATCTGCCGCCCTGGATGCAGCATGTGCATGGCCTGGCGGGCAAGCTGGCGTTCTCGTTGTTCGTGAATCATATCCACATGGCGGGCGTCGAGGCCGAGGAAATTTCCCTCGGCCTGTAA